From Candidatus Vondammii sp. HM_W22, one genomic window encodes:
- a CDS encoding transposase has product MKRGKKHYGYKKNIGIDRKHKVIRKYAIASAEVLRWLGLQELLDENNSNGSAWADSAYLSLARVLDLYDSLMALV; this is encoded by the coding sequence ATGAAGCGTGGAAAAAAACACTATGGGTACAAAAAAAATATCGGCATAGACCGGAAGCACAAGGTCATTCGCAAGTATGCCATCGCATCAGCAGAAGTTCTGCGATGGCTAGGTCTCCAGGAACTGCTGGATGAGAACAATAGTAATGGAAGTGCCTGGGCCGATTCTGCTTACCTCAGTCTGGCGCGCGTTCTCGATTTGTACGATTCGCTGATGGCTCTTGTCTAG